Proteins found in one Mycoplasma ovis str. Michigan genomic segment:
- a CDS encoding TIGR00282 family metallophosphoesterase, whose translation MTQDNQNSNLLKILFIGDIFGKPGRDIIKENLPRLKKEHSIDFVIANAENSAHGKGTTPKILSQLMEVGVNFFTLGNHSWSKKESLKELFETYSNLIRPLNLRESFNFFSLGIGSKEMDYKGLKIRITNLIGNSVMFKNNQTNCFLTFSKLLDQLNSNNFKGIHIVDLHAETTSEKNAFLWAFNGKISAVLGTHTHIPTNDYVITQEGTAYITDVGMTGPSCGVIGGAKHDIIEKFFYPEKKFILEPQEGPRQFCSVLLTFNTDTYKAVDIQPIILREGFKVDKYQLTIS comes from the coding sequence GTGACACAAGACAACCAAAATAGTAATTTACTAAAAATTTTGTTTATTGGAGATATATTTGGAAAACCCGGTAGAGACATTATTAAAGAAAATCTCCCAAGACTTAAAAAAGAACATTCCATTGATTTCGTTATTGCGAATGCTGAAAATTCAGCACATGGAAAAGGAACTACTCCCAAAATCCTTAGTCAATTAATGGAAGTTGGGGTAAACTTCTTTACTTTAGGAAATCATTCTTGATCAAAGAAAGAAAGTCTAAAAGAACTTTTTGAAACTTACAGTAATTTAATTAGGCCACTTAATTTAAGAGAATCTTTTAATTTTTTTTCCCTAGGAATAGGGAGCAAAGAAATGGATTACAAAGGATTAAAAATAAGAATTACCAATTTGATTGGTAATAGTGTTATGTTCAAAAACAATCAAACCAATTGTTTTTTGACTTTTAGTAAGTTATTGGATCAACTTAATTCCAATAACTTTAAGGGAATACATATAGTAGATCTACATGCAGAAACCACAAGCGAAAAGAATGCATTTCTTTGAGCTTTTAATGGAAAGATTTCTGCAGTCTTAGGAACACACACACATATTCCTACTAATGACTATGTAATAACTCAAGAAGGAACTGCCTATATTACTGATGTGGGGATGACTGGTCCTTCTTGTGGAGTCATAGGAGGGGCAAAACATGACATAATAGAAAAATTCTTTTATCCTGAAAAAAAATTTATTCTAGAGCCCCAAGAGGGGCCTAGACAATTTTGTTCAGTACTACTGACTTTTAATACTGATACTTACAAAGCAGTAGATATTCAACCAATAATACTTAGAGAAGGATTTAAGGTTGATAAATATCAATTAACTATTTCCTAA
- a CDS encoding HD domain-containing protein, whose translation MKLIYFNSYSLVYPEVLKTLSQHFKIEEVVYYKRGLSQDIAYKKLVLFRKQVELQLSLIDPFISVEFREIPQDQDIKDPKKFKEYIESVIQSEYSDLPKEEIAYLIETLAINHIKLALENISNSWNFLLFTNKHKGNLDLSLGSQNWKRIHMVRTEAERTLMGAIKRVHKEQSDPRFDHTIRVLKFANQIANWSSMDPVTKNKLLLSCAYHDFAKDWTKDKLLQLASRMYSKPKQELENEIWNLHGPVARNYLSKAFRLDDSVLTAIEHHTKPIADLDIIGKSLVVADKLEPLKKDSYPQDKYDSLMEQLKKGKIEEVFKYLLENPIKS comes from the coding sequence ATGAAACTAATTTACTTTAACAGTTATTCCTTGGTTTATCCAGAAGTATTAAAGACTCTGAGTCAACACTTTAAGATAGAGGAAGTTGTCTATTACAAGAGGGGTTTAAGTCAAGATATTGCTTATAAAAAATTAGTACTCTTCAGAAAACAAGTAGAGTTACAACTTAGTCTTATTGATCCTTTTATTTCTGTAGAATTTCGAGAAATTCCACAAGATCAAGACATAAAAGATCCCAAAAAATTTAAAGAATATATTGAATCTGTGATTCAGAGTGAATATAGTGATCTTCCAAAGGAAGAAATTGCCTACTTAATTGAAACCTTAGCAATAAACCATATAAAGTTGGCATTGGAAAATATCTCTAACTCTTGAAACTTTCTACTGTTCACTAACAAGCACAAAGGTAACTTGGATCTTTCTTTGGGTAGTCAAAACTGGAAAAGAATTCATATGGTACGTACAGAAGCAGAAAGAACTCTAATGGGAGCAATAAAAAGAGTACATAAAGAACAATCTGATCCCAGATTTGATCACACTATAAGAGTTTTGAAATTTGCAAATCAAATTGCTAATTGATCTTCTATGGATCCAGTTACTAAGAATAAATTACTTCTAAGTTGTGCGTATCATGATTTTGCAAAGGACTGAACTAAAGATAAACTACTCCAATTAGCATCAAGAATGTACTCCAAACCTAAGCAAGAATTAGAAAATGAAATTTGAAATTTACATGGACCTGTAGCAAGAAACTATCTATCTAAAGCTTTTAGATTAGATGATTCTGTATTGACTGCAATAGAGCATCACACTAAACCTATTGCTGATTTAGATATAATAGGTAAATCTTTAGTTGTTGCAGACAAACTAGAACCTCTAAAGAAGGATAGTTATCCTCAGGACAAATATGACTCTTTGATGGAACAGCTAAAAAAAGGGAAAATAGAGGAAGTCTTTAAATATCTATTGGAGAATCCTATTAAAAGTTAA
- the prfA gene encoding peptide chain release factor 1 — MIYNSKLYAFLNSITEKQKQLEEKVLLDSSSFKNVSLQKELSRNRELISKFAIYKKLISDYEECKNSSVKEKNMELKLLLDEECSELTKKISQLENDFKSELLPDNKYDEKNIVIEMHSAAGGEEAAIFVADLFDSYKKYAQENKWKLSVVELRESEKGLAFVTFRLSGKKVYSKMKYESGVHRVQRVPETESKGRVHTSTITVSVLPEEDEIEVQIDLSELRIDVYRASGAGGQHVNKTESAVRIIHIPTNIMVACQQERSQLLNKEIALKILKAKIRDRERKLQQEKQFINLKQQIGKGERAEKIRTYNYPQNRMTDHRILLTINNLTSIMEGNLSQIHQQLSLKEQEDWFNNLADNYSTLDK; from the coding sequence ATGATTTACAACTCTAAACTTTATGCATTTTTAAATTCAATCACTGAAAAACAAAAACAACTAGAAGAAAAAGTCTTACTAGATTCTTCTAGCTTTAAGAATGTATCACTGCAAAAAGAACTTTCTAGAAATAGAGAATTAATTTCTAAATTTGCTATTTATAAAAAGCTAATTTCTGATTATGAAGAGTGTAAAAACTCTTCAGTTAAAGAAAAGAATATGGAGTTAAAGCTTTTATTGGATGAAGAGTGTTCTGAGTTAACTAAAAAAATCTCACAATTAGAAAATGACTTCAAGTCTGAGTTACTCCCAGACAACAAATATGATGAAAAAAATATAGTTATTGAAATGCACTCGGCCGCAGGCGGGGAAGAAGCGGCTATATTTGTTGCAGATTTATTTGATTCCTATAAGAAATATGCACAGGAAAATAAGTGAAAACTTAGCGTTGTGGAATTAAGAGAAAGTGAAAAAGGCTTGGCTTTTGTCACATTTCGACTTTCTGGAAAAAAAGTCTATTCCAAGATGAAGTATGAATCAGGAGTTCACAGAGTTCAGAGAGTTCCTGAAACTGAATCAAAAGGTAGAGTTCACACTTCTACCATTACAGTAAGTGTTCTTCCCGAGGAGGATGAAATTGAAGTTCAGATAGACCTGTCTGAACTAAGAATAGATGTTTATAGAGCCAGCGGAGCTGGAGGACAACATGTTAATAAAACTGAATCTGCTGTACGAATTATTCATATTCCAACCAATATTATGGTTGCTTGCCAGCAAGAAAGATCTCAGTTGTTAAACAAGGAAATTGCTTTGAAAATTCTTAAGGCCAAAATAAGAGATCGAGAAAGAAAGTTACAACAAGAAAAACAATTTATTAACTTGAAACAACAAATTGGTAAAGGGGAAAGAGCTGAAAAGATTAGAACATATAACTATCCCCAAAATAGAATGACTGATCACAGAATTCTATTAACTATTAACAACTTAACTTCCATTATGGAAGGCAATCTCTCTCAAATTCATCAACAATTATCTTTAAAAGAACAAGAAGATTGGTTTAACAATTTAGCAGATAATTATTCAACTCTAGATAAATAG
- a CDS encoding class I SAM-dependent methyltransferase — protein MELGNKISCSAGVDSSFRACQNILENLSNLKIQGNHKVYLSNWDSFLDKNNNWELITINPPYLSSEEWSEKLQYDPKNSLVAKQQGLAHYRKFLDYLKKNEHWKVIILECSEFHEEYWKNIEETNSNWSLKRYRDYLGKFRIVSIVRK, from the coding sequence TTGGAGCTAGGGAACAAAATTTCTTGTTCTGCAGGAGTCGATTCTTCTTTTAGAGCTTGTCAAAATATCTTAGAAAACTTGTCTAATCTAAAAATTCAAGGAAACCATAAAGTGTATTTGTCTAATTGAGATAGTTTTTTAGACAAAAATAATAACTGAGAATTAATAACTATAAATCCACCATATTTGTCTTCAGAAGAATGAAGTGAAAAACTTCAATATGATCCAAAGAATAGCCTAGTGGCTAAACAACAAGGTTTAGCTCACTATAGAAAATTCTTGGATTACTTAAAAAAGAATGAGCATTGAAAAGTAATAATTCTAGAGTGCAGTGAGTTTCATGAGGAATATTGAAAAAACATAGAAGAAACCAATTCAAATTGGTCTTTAAAGAGATATAGAGACTATCTAGGTAAATTTAGGATAGTCTCTATAGTTAGGAAATAG
- a CDS encoding PTS transporter subunit EIIC, with protein MVKGSNTKLSFVNLNKSNLKLKLSGISGAFMLPIASMAITSLFLSVGGVINQNCNGDTLSKIGKAIQSIALPLLQAFPLLICVSFALAFTKKHEGIAVWCAILGFLTFTYFNSAFISCTKNGDCKCVCGGKGGCCTNDKCCFLLPCCAEKDNGLNILFGGAGREKANSLIHRFFGITTLNCSIFAPMIIGGIIIPYLFKNWSEIKLPNCLAYFSGKRLMPLLTTLAVIPLALLFLVFYPWIGIGLSYAGNYIAKGQGADAFLFGFLEKLLIPTGFHHLFASLFWYTPLGGNALHNVTETLKECCASSCSGGTTCCCLCFGNSNSLQWQGDALMGASALSLHNGTKLFEALSSLHIGRLTQGKFPIMQFALPAAALAIYFSASKRGEKRKELSKTLFPGIMNSVVLGITEPIEFSFMYSIPRLFYWFHTTMCGVSFLAMKLAGAHIPTAFSGGIIELLINGAIPIQKGTKFYYWAAVGGGLAIVYFAVFYYFFRKKHFEEEMQLQPLEPQNQQEETSKEDSDLPAWVSSFKKGLGGWENVTNYKNCASRLRYDIQDKTKVIESELKKGGVIAIKWISDNHVQLIVGPKAEEINTTLLSFANKSNKVEE; from the coding sequence AAAACTCAAGCTTTCAGGAATTTCGGGAGCCTTCATGCTCCCGATTGCATCCATGGCCATCACGAGCCTTTTTCTCTCCGTTGGAGGAGTAATCAACCAAAACTGTAATGGAGATACTTTATCGAAAATTGGAAAAGCAATACAATCTATTGCTTTGCCATTATTGCAAGCATTTCCACTATTGATATGTGTTTCTTTTGCTTTGGCTTTTACTAAAAAACATGAAGGAATTGCTGTTTGATGCGCCATATTAGGATTTCTAACTTTTACTTACTTTAATTCAGCTTTTATTAGTTGCACTAAAAACGGAGACTGTAAATGCGTTTGCGGAGGAAAAGGAGGGTGTTGTACCAACGATAAATGTTGTTTTCTTCTCCCCTGTTGCGCAGAAAAAGACAATGGACTAAATATTCTATTCGGAGGTGCTGGCAGGGAAAAAGCCAACAGCTTAATACATAGATTTTTTGGAATTACTACTCTAAATTGCTCTATATTTGCTCCAATGATAATTGGAGGCATAATAATTCCATATTTGTTTAAGAATTGATCAGAAATAAAGCTGCCAAATTGTTTGGCTTATTTTTCTGGAAAAAGGCTAATGCCTTTATTAACAACTTTGGCAGTAATTCCGTTAGCTTTATTATTCTTGGTCTTTTATCCCTGAATAGGGATTGGTTTATCCTATGCAGGAAACTATATAGCTAAGGGTCAAGGGGCTGATGCCTTCTTATTTGGTTTTCTAGAAAAGCTATTAATTCCTACTGGATTTCACCACTTATTTGCTTCTTTATTTTGGTACACACCTTTAGGAGGAAACGCTCTACATAATGTTACAGAAACATTAAAGGAATGTTGTGCATCCTCTTGCTCTGGTGGAACGACTTGTTGCTGTCTTTGCTTTGGAAATAGCAATTCACTCCAATGACAAGGTGATGCTTTAATGGGCGCTTCAGCACTATCATTACACAATGGAACTAAATTATTTGAAGCATTGAGTTCCTTACACATAGGCAGACTAACTCAAGGTAAATTCCCAATAATGCAATTTGCTTTACCTGCAGCAGCTTTAGCTATATATTTTTCTGCCTCTAAGAGAGGCGAAAAAAGAAAAGAACTATCTAAAACTCTATTTCCAGGAATTATGAACTCTGTAGTATTGGGTATTACTGAACCTATAGAGTTCAGCTTTATGTATTCCATACCTAGACTCTTCTACTGATTCCACACAACTATGTGTGGGGTATCATTCTTAGCTATGAAATTAGCTGGAGCTCATATACCTACAGCTTTCTCTGGAGGTATTATTGAACTATTAATAAATGGAGCTATTCCAATTCAAAAAGGTACAAAGTTCTACTACTGAGCTGCTGTAGGAGGTGGATTAGCAATAGTATACTTTGCAGTATTCTATTACTTTTTCAGAAAGAAACATTTTGAAGAAGAAATGCAACTTCAACCTTTAGAGCCACAAAACCAACAAGAAGAAACTTCAAAAGAAGATAGCGATCTTCCTGCTTGAGTATCTTCATTTAAGAAAGGTCTAGGGGGGTGAGAAAATGTAACAAACTACAAGAATTGCGCTTCAAGACTGAGATATGACATACAAGATAAAACCAAAGTGATAGAATCAGAACTTAAGAAGGGAGGAGTGATAGCTATTAAGTGAATTAGTGATAATCATGTTCAACTTATTGTTGGTCCAAAAGCTGAAGAAATTAACACAACTCTCTTGAGTTTCGCAAATAAAAGTAATAAAGTAGAAGAGTAA
- the rpmE gene encoding 50S ribosomal protein L31, protein MSAHKKDLINKLVTYSCNSCGSTYKLLSGDTSQKTVPLDICAACHPFYLGKLSSESTLGLAEKLKDKFSSGRKHLGNL, encoded by the coding sequence ATGTCTGCACACAAAAAAGATTTAATTAATAAGCTTGTAACTTATAGTTGTAACTCCTGTGGATCAACCTATAAGTTACTTAGTGGAGATACTTCTCAAAAGACAGTTCCTTTAGATATTTGTGCAGCTTGTCATCCTTTTTACCTAGGAAAATTGTCTTCTGAATCAACTTTGGGACTTGCAGAAAAACTTAAAGATAAATTCTCTTCAGGAAGAAAGCATTTGGGCAATCTTTAG
- a CDS encoding DUF3713 domain-containing protein, with amino-acid sequence MTPKWRKRLLWLLLPFFGGPTIGSVVASELTGNFGKINFKHSLKKEVSKFIKSLGGGDQEQGDFTPVKLVSELVKDPNSIPLLMRGFATQVAKHIVDGSLFKDKKHTQQKQHFSSYLKGVKAQAEGFIKQKRKDTKRVKRDWVSDEEKYLSALENFVLGKIDTRSIESYYNSQDHLFAPLKGPVPSNSFSFIGFLMSQWLKGVKAGTFIHHIFPYAETFQEETSKNYKDKFNNITLPNKPNFWFPDFEQKKLEEWKKVANGNGEEGKGEQKITIKWVSSKNTPQTNLVLKYLSQGNEDNTSNTTCKDKKPEDGPLKLFCISNGESGPSNGTNSVEFVVCNGQGKQKKIFWRDANGFNFLLAHSNGSKKKKEGPKENFEKSKQQMVDEFKEYIKKNFSYLLLQYYLFINQGGFKNGEKETIPCFCKEVIESLVKLWKLNGELTELNDNLKIWDIRKVNNDVLKMVDYSGEGSNYLYKLGTVDANPPEFLKEVSKKTNLETISNSVSEHLKKLGDYFDKKSEGAQNQGKKIEHAELKGKENHGSGDHKDDKYWSFEDTKNSKDHKECMKRQIAEFLLEKISTMDLLKKTLLLPFSFEKISDLTQQISTKGEKESPNPLSELEKTLTKNYNGFFNFSGEGARRKRRSAPAPQTSQNKLIDMLHKAIKEELSVSQLSHVSDTLLYKLSSAGTEPAKNGSDKFGAIKNLLTINNLSKRPLQEANTLERSQTRLLVTSLYLLEDSLKEYRELLKNIIKEQLFGGYAFSLSWNKFCTQSDDKNPIDPSNGEANGGGSGGKKSFWTPIASSATASTPDPSSNGKEWDTKTLDPRRCIKTPDRYSVSTIKKPANGSGGNGSTNSEIQLMGYKGSLTRNSQLQLPGDLYEKIISFLLKEGHINWTDITKQIDLIKSNRQLYSVIQQLSKINSSLGEIFKLPDYKNLKEDVDESKKVEMLEWYGLTERKELLKKFIKEKITTGVNDIQLTLASSSTTDSSNGTHDKKAFSGLMWNSSGDKKAHVFSTKDSDEGSAVVYLIQYSADDVQSTEKFAKFLKEKLTPDAVIKDIVKKAQDPGLQAKAINHYLMRGNYAGGKVYNLVSDDYYLKDQFSSIIL; translated from the coding sequence ATGACTCCCAAATGGAGGAAGAGACTGCTGTGACTGCTGCTTCCGTTTTTTGGAGGTCCAACTATTGGTTCCGTAGTTGCCTCAGAACTCACTGGAAATTTTGGAAAGATTAATTTCAAACATTCTCTCAAAAAAGAAGTAAGCAAGTTTATTAAATCACTCGGGGGGGGAGATCAAGAACAGGGTGATTTTACTCCAGTCAAGTTAGTTTCAGAATTAGTTAAAGATCCTAATTCTATACCTCTCTTAATGAGAGGTTTTGCGACTCAAGTCGCTAAGCATATTGTTGATGGAAGTTTATTTAAAGACAAAAAACACACTCAACAAAAACAACATTTTTCTAGTTATCTAAAAGGAGTTAAAGCCCAAGCTGAAGGATTCATTAAACAAAAAAGGAAAGACACCAAAAGAGTTAAGAGGGATTGAGTCTCTGATGAAGAAAAATATCTTTCAGCTCTAGAAAATTTTGTTTTAGGAAAAATAGATACTAGAAGTATCGAATCCTACTACAACTCTCAAGATCATTTATTCGCACCACTAAAAGGGCCTGTTCCTTCGAATTCTTTCTCTTTTATCGGGTTTTTAATGTCCCAGTGATTGAAGGGAGTCAAAGCTGGTACTTTTATTCACCATATTTTCCCCTATGCTGAAACATTTCAAGAAGAAACCAGCAAAAATTATAAAGATAAATTCAACAACATAACACTTCCTAATAAACCTAACTTTTGATTCCCTGATTTTGAACAGAAGAAATTAGAAGAATGAAAGAAGGTTGCAAATGGTAATGGAGAAGAAGGAAAGGGAGAGCAAAAAATAACTATTAAATGAGTTTCTTCAAAAAATACTCCGCAAACCAACTTAGTTTTGAAATATCTTTCTCAAGGAAATGAAGATAATACAAGCAATACAACTTGTAAAGACAAAAAACCAGAAGATGGGCCATTAAAACTTTTTTGTATTTCTAATGGAGAGAGTGGTCCATCTAATGGCACAAATAGTGTTGAATTTGTAGTTTGCAATGGCCAAGGAAAGCAAAAGAAAATTTTCTGAAGAGATGCGAATGGATTCAACTTTTTGCTCGCACATTCAAATGGTTCTAAAAAGAAGAAGGAAGGTCCAAAGGAAAACTTTGAAAAAAGTAAACAACAAATGGTTGATGAATTCAAAGAATATATAAAAAAGAATTTTTCATATCTTCTACTACAGTATTACTTATTTATTAATCAAGGTGGTTTCAAAAACGGAGAAAAGGAAACTATTCCTTGCTTTTGCAAGGAAGTTATAGAAAGTTTGGTGAAACTTTGAAAACTTAATGGAGAGCTTACAGAACTTAATGACAACTTAAAAATTTGAGACATTAGAAAAGTAAATAATGATGTTTTGAAAATGGTTGATTACTCTGGAGAGGGATCTAATTATCTTTATAAATTAGGTACAGTTGATGCTAACCCTCCCGAATTTTTAAAAGAAGTTTCTAAAAAAACTAATTTAGAAACTATTAGTAATTCTGTAAGTGAGCACCTAAAAAAGCTGGGGGACTATTTTGACAAGAAGTCAGAAGGGGCTCAGAATCAGGGGAAAAAGATTGAACATGCTGAGTTAAAGGGAAAAGAGAATCATGGTTCAGGAGACCATAAAGATGACAAATATTGATCTTTTGAAGATACCAAGAATTCTAAAGATCATAAAGAATGTATGAAAAGGCAAATAGCGGAATTCCTTCTAGAAAAAATTTCAACTATGGATTTACTCAAAAAAACATTGTTACTTCCCTTTTCTTTTGAGAAAATCTCCGATTTAACTCAACAAATTTCAACTAAAGGTGAAAAAGAATCTCCTAATCCTCTTTCAGAACTAGAAAAAACACTAACAAAAAACTACAACGGATTCTTTAATTTTTCAGGAGAAGGAGCGAGAAGAAAAAGGAGATCAGCTCCTGCGCCTCAAACATCTCAAAACAAATTAATTGATATGCTTCACAAGGCTATTAAGGAAGAATTGTCAGTTTCACAATTGTCACATGTCTCTGACACTTTACTTTATAAGTTATCTTCTGCAGGAACAGAGCCTGCAAAAAATGGTTCAGATAAATTTGGGGCTATCAAGAACTTATTAACTATAAATAATCTTTCTAAACGGCCATTACAGGAAGCCAATACTTTAGAAAGATCTCAAACTAGGCTTTTAGTTACTTCTCTGTATCTATTGGAAGATTCTCTAAAAGAATACAGAGAATTGCTCAAAAATATTATTAAAGAACAACTATTTGGTGGTTATGCTTTCTCCCTAAGTTGAAATAAATTCTGTACTCAAAGTGATGATAAAAATCCTATTGATCCTTCTAATGGGGAAGCGAATGGTGGAGGTTCTGGAGGGAAAAAAAGCTTCTGAACTCCAATTGCTTCTTCTGCAACTGCATCAACTCCGGATCCGAGCTCTAATGGAAAAGAATGGGACACAAAGACACTAGATCCAAGAAGATGTATAAAAACCCCAGACAGATATTCCGTCTCGACCATTAAAAAACCTGCCAATGGTTCTGGAGGAAATGGTTCTACAAATTCAGAAATTCAATTAATGGGTTACAAAGGCTCTCTAACTAGAAATTCTCAATTACAACTTCCAGGAGATCTTTATGAAAAAATCATTTCTTTCCTCTTGAAAGAAGGTCATATAAATTGGACAGATATAACAAAACAAATAGATCTAATTAAGTCAAATAGACAACTCTATAGTGTTATCCAGCAACTAAGCAAAATTAATAGTTCTCTGGGAGAAATATTTAAGTTGCCGGATTACAAAAATTTAAAAGAGGATGTGGATGAATCTAAAAAAGTTGAAATGCTAGAATGGTACGGCTTAACCGAAAGAAAAGAACTGCTAAAAAAATTTATTAAAGAAAAAATAACAACAGGAGTTAACGATATTCAATTAACTCTAGCAAGCTCTTCAACTACTGATAGCTCCAATGGCACACATGACAAAAAAGCTTTCTCAGGATTAATGTGAAATTCTTCCGGTGATAAAAAAGCACATGTTTTCTCAACCAAAGACTCTGATGAGGGTTCTGCGGTAGTTTATCTAATTCAATATAGCGCAGATGATGTACAAAGTACAGAAAAATTTGCAAAATTCCTGAAGGAAAAGTTAACTCCAGATGCAGTAATTAAGGATATAGTAAAGAAAGCGCAAGATCCAGGATTACAAGCTAAAGCTATTAACCATTACCTAATGAGAGGTAATTATGCTGGAGGTAAGGTCTACAATCTTGTCTCCGATGATTATTACTTAAAAGATCAATTCTCTTCAATTATTCTTTAA
- the dnaX gene encoding DNA polymerase III subunit gamma/tau — translation MLYNKHRPKYFKDLIGQELTKNLLINFLTNKEDIHSFIFYGPNGTGKTTTARLFSQAINCSKFSENKELCRNCEYCQAIEKRECTDLIEIDGATHNGVEYIREMIKNSVYPPLLLSKKIYVIDEAHCLSYQAWNALLKLIEEPPSHLILIFLTTAIHKIIPTILSRCQKLFFSPIQYEDLNQLLSNISKAENREITSEIISKLSENSKGSAREAIVSLEKLLTDTQTSNEELLQNLSNLEEESLELLDLICSSNYLQAIEKIKKNLTNSNRLFELTLDRLLELSFYQLSSSKEVLSSISEDRAQSLLKQNPNLNKMINFLAPSVSTGTNIFSFSYSKYLLVNLFECCHSSFQPTINKLIKEKAQTDKKQEIPKVVQAASSQKQEQNNHESLSLGALLSEAIVQKTKVSDLPKSTSLFRHSLIKFESVDLPQFKFSQLLANEKEIILLLRKADKEVSKEYYSLLNNYLKGEEEFEQKDLVVSQLFENMISKYELICSKDFSCIVVFSNESKSNYFNLKVKNLDIKKKLHKIFNNSINWKGITLLELQSAIRNNKSFKVQENTTLDSTRDTVLLQKIQKAFLSKEETKFVA, via the coding sequence GTGCTATACAACAAACACAGACCTAAATACTTTAAAGATTTAATAGGTCAAGAATTAACTAAAAATCTATTAATTAATTTTTTAACTAATAAAGAAGATATACATTCTTTTATCTTCTATGGTCCAAATGGTACAGGAAAAACAACCACCGCTAGGTTGTTTTCGCAAGCCATTAATTGTTCTAAATTTTCTGAAAACAAAGAATTGTGTAGAAATTGTGAATACTGTCAGGCTATAGAAAAACGAGAGTGTACAGATCTAATAGAAATTGATGGTGCAACACATAATGGAGTGGAATATATTAGAGAAATGATTAAGAACTCTGTCTATCCTCCATTATTACTCTCTAAGAAGATATATGTAATAGATGAGGCACATTGCTTAAGTTATCAGGCATGAAATGCCTTACTTAAGTTAATAGAAGAGCCGCCTTCACATCTAATACTTATTTTTCTTACCACAGCTATACACAAGATTATTCCCACTATTCTGAGTAGATGCCAGAAGTTGTTTTTCTCACCTATTCAATATGAAGATTTAAATCAACTTCTTTCAAATATCTCTAAAGCTGAAAATAGAGAAATAACCTCAGAGATTATTTCTAAACTTTCTGAGAACTCTAAAGGTTCAGCTAGAGAAGCTATTGTCTCTTTAGAAAAATTATTAACTGATACTCAAACTTCTAACGAAGAATTATTGCAAAATCTTTCTAATCTAGAAGAAGAGTCATTAGAGTTATTAGATTTAATCTGCAGCTCTAACTATCTACAAGCAATAGAAAAAATTAAAAAAAATCTAACTAACTCCAATAGACTATTTGAGTTAACTTTAGATAGATTATTAGAACTTTCGTTCTATCAATTAAGTTCTTCTAAAGAAGTCTTAAGTTCTATTTCTGAAGATAGGGCTCAGTCTTTACTGAAACAAAATCCTAATTTAAATAAAATGATTAACTTTTTAGCTCCATCTGTTTCAACTGGAACTAATATATTCTCTTTTTCTTACTCAAAATATCTACTAGTTAATTTATTTGAATGTTGTCATTCCTCATTCCAGCCAACTATTAACAAATTAATAAAAGAAAAAGCCCAAACAGATAAAAAACAAGAAATACCTAAAGTTGTTCAAGCTGCCAGTTCTCAAAAGCAAGAACAAAATAATCACGAGAGCTTATCTTTAGGTGCACTACTAAGCGAAGCTATAGTTCAAAAAACTAAAGTTTCAGATTTACCTAAATCAACAAGCTTATTTAGACACTCTCTTATCAAATTTGAGAGTGTTGATCTACCACAATTTAAATTCAGCCAATTATTGGCTAATGAAAAGGAAATTATCTTACTTTTGAGAAAAGCTGATAAGGAAGTTAGTAAAGAATACTACTCTTTACTAAACAATTATTTAAAAGGAGAAGAAGAGTTTGAGCAAAAAGACTTAGTTGTCTCTCAATTATTTGAAAATATGATTTCCAAATATGAGTTAATTTGTTCTAAAGATTTTTCTTGTATAGTTGTGTTTTCTAATGAGTCTAAGTCTAACTACTTTAACTTAAAAGTAAAAAACTTAGACATCAAGAAAAAACTTCACAAAATTTTTAATAACTCTATTAATTGAAAGGGAATAACTCTATTAGAACTTCAATCTGCTATTAGAAATAATAAGAGCTTTAAAGTTCAAGAGAACACAACTCTTGATTCTACAAGAGATACAGTATTATTGCAAAAAATACAAAAAGCATTTTTATCTAAAGAGGAAACTAAATTTGTTGCTTAA